TGATAAGGGCAAGGAAAATAATGGGATTCAGGAAGGCGAGAGTTCATGAAATTCTGTAGGTTGACTTGAAGAAAAAAGTCAGGAGAGGGTCATGTTCAATGCATCAGGACATTCAAGTCATGAATGATGGACTGGTAGTCCTGATATCTGTCATCGGGATTCTTTGCCATCATTTTTCCGATAATATCCGACAGCTCACTGGAGAGGATGGGATTTTTCTTCTTCAGGGGGACGAGTTCCTCGTTCAGGTGTTTAAACAGGATGGCTTCAACACATTCTCCGTCGAAGGGAGGCGCCCCTGCAAAAACGTTGTAAAATGTAGCCCCTAATGAATAGATATCGCTGCGGCAGTCTAATGGCCGACCCATAATGCAATCAGGAGAGGCGAAAAGGGGTGACCCGACCAGACCCTCGGGTTTTCTTTTTTTGTTGCCGCTGCCGTCATTTACAATGGAAACGCCGAAATCCACGACCTTCAACATGCCGTTATCGTCAATCATGATGTTTGCGGGCTTGATATCGCGATGAACGATGTTCTGTCGACTGACAAAATCGAGTGTCCGGCAGATGGTGATGAAGTGTTCCAATCCCTTGGCGGTATTGAGGTTATTGTGATCCTTGATGAAATCGGCCAGGGTTCCGCCATTGATCAGTTCCATGGCAAAGTAGAGGACATCGTCCATCTGATCGATGTAATAGATTTGTGCGATGTTGGGATGTGTCAGACGGGAAACCAGGCGCGCCTCCTTGACAAACATATCCCTGTATGACGCAATGGAAGACAGATTGTAAGAGATCACCTTCAAGGCCACATTGCGCTCAAGGACAACATCCCATCCTTTAAAAACCCCTCCCATGCCTCCGGCGCCGATAAAGGACACCGCCTTGTAATTTCCCAGCTGTTTTCCGACAAGACTGCGATAGAATTTAATTTCCAGCGCCTTTTCGCTCCGAGGTTCACCGAAATTGTTGAAAAGCGGATCGGCTGGGGCAGGCTTGTTGTCATTCATCCGGATGATCATATCGGCGTTGATCTTTTTCTCCACGGGTATTTCATCGACGACAGGAGATTTTCTGGCAGTGGGCTTCCTTTCGTTTTCCTTCAGGTTGACAATGTAATCGTATGTTTCGATCCAATCGATGGACTGTTCCGTCTCTACCCCGATCTCTGCCGAAAGCTGATGGTTGTTGATGGAGATATGCCGAATATGACTTTCGATAACGCATGTTCCGGAAGGCAGCGGCACCCGGATGTAGAGAACCATGCCGAGTCGTCCGAGCAGGGATGTCTCGATCAGCAATCCCTGCTTGCTGATATTTTTTACCCTGCCAGGCAGCCAGAGAATGGAATCGCGGGATAGTTCAAGGTTCACTATCTGCTTGGGGATTATTCTTTCGCTTTTCCGGCACTCGACCGGCGTCGCAGAGACGGCCTCCAAGCGTGGGGTAAAAGATTGATGAAGCCCTTCATTCTGCATGACCGAGGTTCTTGCCTTGACGGCCGTTGCAGGAAGCATTTCGCCGATGCGTTCGATCAGGACCGTTGGGGTCTCACCGTTCGGGGTATAGACGATGAAATCGGCGGCTCCCATACCGAATGCCTTACCGGCGCTCTTTTGATCGTGAATCGGCACAAAAAACACAAAAGGGATCTTTTTCAGGAAGGGAGTGTTCTTGAGAAACTCAAGGAATTCATATCCGTTGGAATCATCCAGCTCGCTGTCGCTGATAATGAGCGCCACAGAATTGTTGGAAAGCAGATTCATGGCGCTGCTCATGGCGGTGGCCGTAAGGACGGGGTATCCGGCCTCGAGCAGAGATTTGCAGACCGTGTTCAGAAATTTCTTGTCACGGTTGACTAAAAGAATGTAATTTTTAAGGTCCATAGATCTCGATGTGAAGATATCCATCTGGATAAACAATACTTTTCAGCGTACAGCGATCCTGCATCGGGCCGTTGAACAAACTCAGGGCATGGTCATTTTCGGATTGATACAGACGTGCAAGGCAAAAGACTGATCGCCTACTTGAAAGATCAGTACGGCGACAGAGGTGTTCTGCAGATAGCCGATCTGGTGGCCGGGGCCGACGACGACCGAAGGCAGTGTGATTTCAAAATGATAGGGCTTACCGACAAAATCCTTTTTTGTGGAACCGCTGATCATGTTGATGATTTCACTGACCCCGTCATGAATCAATTCCGCGTCGATTGCTCCCGCGTCCATCCCCATCATTTTAGCAACAATCGTTTTTGCCAGCTCCCAATAAAAGGTGACCACGAGCGTTCCTTCTGCATTTCCGGAAAGCCCCATGATACCGGAAACGTCACCGAATATCCGGATGGTGTTTGAGAAGTAGACTTTCTTGAATTCCACCTCTATTCCCGCCATGGTCTCCATGATATGGCAGGTATTTTTGATAAAGGGATCCAGATATTCAAATTCTTCTGTAAGAGGCTCTCGATTGGGAATCAGGTAGCCGTTGATGATATGTTTGAAGGCCGGCAAGGGATCTGACAGAGAAAGCACTTCCGTTGCTCCGGCGATCATGTAAGGCTGCGACGGGATATCTTTTTTCCGGGCATGGATGAGAATGATGGGGATATTCTGAAAGTTGCATGCATAGCGAAGTTTGCAGATCTGCTGTACGACGTGTTCCTGATTTTTGCCCATCTCCAGAATGATCATCTGGTAGCCGTTGAGGGCGATATTGTCATGAAATGGCTCATATTGAATTTCGTCATTTTCTCCCAACAGCCCGGAAACAACTTTTTCGACCTTTGGGCTGCAATCAATTCCAAGTATTCTCTTCATAGAATTAATCTCCATTTTTCTATTTCTGGTAAAAAAAAGCTGGATGGCCTGAGAAATTCTGAGGCTTTGATCCTGGTCTAAATGAACTGTGTCTTTGATAACAATACGTTTTCACGATTCTAATGATTATCCAGCACAGAATGAATGGCATCCAACAGTTTCTCCGCAGTAAAGGGCTTTGTGAGATAACCCTGAGCGCCGGCACTGAGCGCTTCCTGGATTCTGTCGTCTTCAGACTCCGTTGAGATCATCAACACAGGAATCTTTTTAAAACGATCATCCCTTCGCATTTTTTTTATAACGTCAAGGCCGCTCAAGATAGGCATATTCCAGTCAAGGAGCACCAAATGGATCTCGCTGGCGTTGGCTTCCAGAATATTCATGGCTTCCTGACCGTTACCAGCCTGAACAGCCTCGAAACCAATCAACGCGGTTGTCTTTTCGATAATGCCGCGTATTAAACGTGAATCATCTGCAACGATCGCTTTCATCCCAATTCCCCCTTTTGCATGGTATGTTCTCTATTTTACCGCCCAATCGCTCATCGGAATTTTCTTTTTGGATAAGGACCATAAATTGATCGGCACTTCCAGATGAGACGATCAGGGAAAAAATTTCCTTATGAATCATTCCGTGTAAAATATCTTTTCCCCATGCTATAACTGTTCCGCGGGCATGAAGCGGGCGAGTGGGGCATGCGGTCATCGAGCTGAATTGAAATCCATTTCTTCCTCCAATTCCGGGTATGTCTTGGGGTTAACAAAAAAAGGAAATAAGTTGTAAATAAAGCTGGATGTATGATGGAAATCACATTCGAAAGTCGTGAATAAACATTAAATGCGTTAAAAAAGTTTTTTTCAGAAAAGAACATAAAGAGAAAGAATGACGCTGAACGTCAATAAACAAGTCGTTTCCATCGGCTATCTCTGTGCTGTACCGATCCTGCCGGTCAGGAGAAGCTGCCTGAAAAATGGGCTGAAGATATTCATAAAGTCGTAAAGCCATTATGGAAGGGCGAAGTAGAGGGAGTCTATCATGAACCGGTGGGAAAACATGATTCCAACAGCATCTTCACTTGAGGAACGGGCTGAATTACTGGAGCGATGTCAATGGGTTCCGGAATTGAGCTGGCGACAGATCGAGAATCTGGCCCGTTATCTCCAGGGGGCGAAAACGGCGAGGGGTGGTACGGTTATCCGTGAAGGTTCCCGGGACGCTTTCATGTGCATTGTTGTGGAAGGGAAGGTTCACATCATCAAGGAGGATATTGAAGGGAAGGAAAAGTTGCTTTCTGTTGTAAGCAAGGGGCAGACTTTCGGCGAGATGTCCCTGTTTGATGGGGAACCGCGCTCCGCTTCGGTCAGGGCTGCGGAAGATACGACCATGCTGATCCTGACCCTGGCGAATCTCCAGCGGCTGATGGAAGAGGCCCCCATCCTCGGAGCAAAAATCCTCTACAAGCTGGGCCGGTTGATGAGTCAGAGGCTGCGGATGACCAGCGGTAAACTGGTGGATTACATCTGAGATCAAGTTTCCTCAAGTCTTCCTCCGTTTCTGACTTCCTGGCTGTTCGTCCAGCTTGTTCCGAACGCTCAGATGCCGGCCTGGAGAGGAGGCGGAATATTTTTTAGAACGGCATGCAACTCGTCTAAGGGAAAGGGCTTTCTGAAAAAGACATCCGCACCTGCCTCTTTAAACTTTTTCGCCTCCAGGCAGCCGGTGATTCCGATAATGTACATGTGAGGATATCGGAAACAGACCTGTTTGCACAATTCAAAGCCGGTCATTTCAGGCATTTGAGCATCGGTTATGACAACATCATAGGGTTTTTGTTGCAGCATTTTCAACGCTTGCCTGCCGTTGTTCGCCTTGCCGGCGGAGTAGCCCCAAAAAGTAACGCTCGATTCCAGCAGGTCGACTGTTTCATTGTCATCATCGACGATCAGGATGTTCATGTTTTATCCCTTGTTTATGAATTTTTTACCGGTCCTTGATGCAGGAAAAATCCCCTTTATTTCCCTGGGAAATTCTCAGGTCATGTTCCTTTTAAGAGTTGAACCAATAGAATGGCCTTAAAAATTTTCCTATCAAGGAAAGACTGATTTTAGAGGTTCTATGTCCTTATTTTTTTCTAAGGGAATGGATGAGAGAAGGGGGACTGGCGGAACTTGTCTACTTTAAGTTTCTTTCTTTCCTTAATCGCCGCTTTTGGGTTGGCAACGTCCGACGCCCTGACCAA
This portion of the Syntrophus gentianae genome encodes:
- a CDS encoding protein kinase domain-containing protein; protein product: MDLKNYILLVNRDKKFLNTVCKSLLEAGYPVLTATAMSSAMNLLSNNSVALIISDSELDDSNGYEFLEFLKNTPFLKKIPFVFFVPIHDQKSAGKAFGMGAADFIVYTPNGETPTVLIERIGEMLPATAVKARTSVMQNEGLHQSFTPRLEAVSATPVECRKSERIIPKQIVNLELSRDSILWLPGRVKNISKQGLLIETSLLGRLGMVLYIRVPLPSGTCVIESHIRHISINNHQLSAEIGVETEQSIDWIETYDYIVNLKENERKPTARKSPVVDEIPVEKKINADMIIRMNDNKPAPADPLFNNFGEPRSEKALEIKFYRSLVGKQLGNYKAVSFIGAGGMGGVFKGWDVVLERNVALKVISYNLSSIASYRDMFVKEARLVSRLTHPNIAQIYYIDQMDDVLYFAMELINGGTLADFIKDHNNLNTAKGLEHFITICRTLDFVSRQNIVHRDIKPANIMIDDNGMLKVVDFGVSIVNDGSGNKKRKPEGLVGSPLFASPDCIMGRPLDCRSDIYSLGATFYNVFAGAPPFDGECVEAILFKHLNEELVPLKKKNPILSSELSDIIGKMMAKNPDDRYQDYQSIIHDLNVLMH
- a CDS encoding chemotaxis protein CheX; translated protein: MKRILGIDCSPKVEKVVSGLLGENDEIQYEPFHDNIALNGYQMIILEMGKNQEHVVQQICKLRYACNFQNIPIILIHARKKDIPSQPYMIAGATEVLSLSDPLPAFKHIINGYLIPNREPLTEEFEYLDPFIKNTCHIMETMAGIEVEFKKVYFSNTIRIFGDVSGIMGLSGNAEGTLVVTFYWELAKTIVAKMMGMDAGAIDAELIHDGVSEIINMISGSTKKDFVGKPYHFEITLPSVVVGPGHQIGYLQNTSVAVLIFQVGDQSFALHVCINPKMTMP
- a CDS encoding response regulator — translated: MKAIVADDSRLIRGIIEKTTALIGFEAVQAGNGQEAMNILEANASEIHLVLLDWNMPILSGLDVIKKMRRDDRFKKIPVLMISTESEDDRIQEALSAGAQGYLTKPFTAEKLLDAIHSVLDNH
- a CDS encoding Crp/Fnr family transcriptional regulator; its protein translation is MNRWENMIPTASSLEERAELLERCQWVPELSWRQIENLARYLQGAKTARGGTVIREGSRDAFMCIVVEGKVHIIKEDIEGKEKLLSVVSKGQTFGEMSLFDGEPRSASVRAAEDTTMLILTLANLQRLMEEAPILGAKILYKLGRLMSQRLRMTSGKLVDYI
- a CDS encoding response regulator, with the protein product MNILIVDDDNETVDLLESSVTFWGYSAGKANNGRQALKMLQQKPYDVVITDAQMPEMTGFELCKQVCFRYPHMYIIGITGCLEAKKFKEAGADVFFRKPFPLDELHAVLKNIPPPLQAGI